The proteins below are encoded in one region of Aeromonas jandaei:
- a CDS encoding YqaA family protein, whose amino-acid sequence MKLFSRLYVLVMQWARHKYAPWYLSITAFIESVFWPIPVDVMLAPMALGKPHKAWHYATLATVFSVLGALFGYALGYALWDPVVQPLVASVGYEGKIAIARHWFEQWGIWVIFIASFTPIPYKVFTVTAGLLQMALLPFIITSLIGRGLRFFLVAGLMRWGGEKMERKLMHYVDVLGWLCIGLAVVAYFWFSR is encoded by the coding sequence GTGAAGTTGTTTTCCCGTTTGTATGTACTGGTAATGCAGTGGGCGCGCCACAAATACGCCCCCTGGTATCTCTCCATCACCGCCTTTATCGAATCGGTCTTCTGGCCCATCCCGGTTGACGTGATGCTGGCGCCGATGGCGCTCGGCAAGCCGCACAAGGCGTGGCACTACGCCACGCTGGCCACCGTGTTCTCGGTGCTGGGTGCGCTGTTTGGCTATGCCCTTGGCTACGCGCTGTGGGATCCGGTAGTGCAGCCGCTGGTGGCTTCCGTCGGTTATGAGGGCAAGATCGCCATCGCTCGCCACTGGTTCGAGCAGTGGGGCATCTGGGTCATTTTTATCGCCAGCTTCACCCCGATCCCCTACAAGGTCTTTACCGTGACGGCTGGGCTGTTGCAAATGGCTCTGTTGCCCTTCATCATCACCTCCCTTATCGGCCGCGGTTTGCGCTTTTTCCTGGTGGCAGGTTTGATGCGCTGGGGTGGCGAGAAGATGGAACGCAAACTGATGCACTACGTAGATGTGCTCGGTTGGCTCTGTATTGGTCTGGCCGTCGTGGCCTATTTCTGGTTTAGTCGTTAA
- a CDS encoding protein-L-isoaspartate(D-aspartate) O-methyltransferase, which translates to MIVQRLLNQLIAQDIRDFRVLATIAKVPRQLFVDEAMAHKAWDNTALPIGHGQTISQPYMVARMTELLMQNDPAHVLEIGTGSGYQTAILAHLVEHVYTVERIKSLQFQARRRLRQLDLHNVSAKHGNGWLGWPNKGPYDAILVTAAASEIPTALTDQLADGGRLVLPVGDSQQTLQLIERSGSQLTSRILEPVRFVPLIDGDVE; encoded by the coding sequence GTGATAGTACAGCGCCTGTTAAATCAGCTCATTGCGCAGGATATTCGCGATTTTCGCGTACTGGCGACCATCGCGAAAGTGCCGCGCCAGCTATTCGTGGATGAGGCCATGGCCCACAAGGCGTGGGACAACACCGCCTTGCCCATCGGCCATGGCCAGACCATTTCGCAGCCCTACATGGTGGCGCGAATGACCGAGCTGCTGATGCAAAATGATCCGGCCCACGTGCTGGAGATTGGCACTGGCTCCGGTTACCAGACGGCGATCCTCGCCCATCTGGTGGAGCACGTTTATACCGTGGAGCGGATCAAGTCGCTGCAGTTCCAGGCAAGACGCCGGCTGCGCCAGCTTGATCTGCACAATGTCTCGGCCAAGCACGGTAATGGCTGGCTGGGATGGCCCAACAAGGGGCCTTACGATGCCATTCTGGTGACGGCGGCGGCGAGCGAGATCCCGACGGCGCTCACCGATCAGCTGGCCGATGGCGGTCGGCTGGTGTTGCCGGTGGGCGACAGCCAGCAGACCCTGCAACTGATTGAACGCTCCGGCTCCCAGCTGACCAGCCGAATTCTGGAACCGGTGCGTTTTGTTCCCCTGATCGACGGAGATGTTGAGTGA